The Chloroflexota bacterium genome window below encodes:
- the lgt gene encoding prolipoprotein diacylglyceryl transferase, whose translation MIEVGLDPNIFEAGGIILSWHGLFSVIAVAVAVLMVARTAPRHGISVDDVYSVAVWGIIGGVIGARLLHIVDKLDYYTANPLDIFAIWTGGIAVWGGVLGGFAAGWIYASRAGIVRGRLADITAPWLLLAMAIGRIGDIINGEHLAKPTSLPWGIEWTHPGSLSFGLGPTHPAVVYEMMLDLAVVALAIWVLPKILRPDGMVFAASLLLYAFGRIFVLMFHDYESWLFGMSEAQAVSVAVVLVTV comes from the coding sequence ATGATAGAGGTTGGGCTGGACCCCAATATCTTTGAAGCCGGCGGGATCATCCTCAGCTGGCACGGGCTGTTCAGCGTCATTGCCGTGGCCGTTGCGGTGCTGATGGTCGCCAGGACCGCGCCCCGGCACGGGATCTCCGTGGACGACGTCTACTCCGTGGCGGTATGGGGGATCATCGGCGGCGTCATTGGCGCCCGGCTGCTCCACATCGTCGACAAGCTGGACTATTACACCGCGAACCCGCTGGACATCTTCGCCATCTGGACCGGCGGGATTGCGGTGTGGGGCGGTGTGCTGGGCGGCTTCGCCGCGGGCTGGATCTACGCGTCCCGCGCGGGCATCGTGCGGGGCAGGCTGGCCGACATCACCGCGCCGTGGCTGCTGCTCGCCATGGCCATCGGCCGCATCGGCGACATCATCAACGGCGAGCACCTGGCGAAGCCGACGTCGCTGCCGTGGGGCATCGAGTGGACGCACCCCGGCAGCTTGTCCTTCGGGCTGGGGCCGACCCACCCGGCGGTGGTGTACGAGATGATGCTGGACCTGGCGGTGGTGGCGCTGGCGATCTGGGTGTTGCCGAAGATCCTGCGCCCGGACGGCATGGTGTTCGCCGCGTCGCTGCTGCTGTACGCCTTTGGGCGCATCTTTGTCCTCATGTTCCACGACTACGAGTCCTGGCTCTTCGGCATGAGCGAGGCGCAGGCGGTGTCGGTGGCGGTGGTGCTGGTGACCGTG
- a CDS encoding CoB--CoM heterodisulfide reductase iron-sulfur subunit B family protein, with protein sequence MRYAFFPGCVSRGGAPELYQSTIAVAGRIGIELEEIEGWSCTGAGALQESNPLLGDTLNARNFALAQRMGLSIMTICSTCQGVMAQARVRLEDEEYRAQINELLAEEDLEYTGGIQVKHMLWIMVEDIGLDHIKSLAVKSLDGVFLAPFYGCYIVRPSAALEYDAYPQRKIALELVIEALGATAVDNDGKTRCCGFPILTINERNSLAMVAKHTGEAQDLGADAMVTPCPLCHLNLDGFQSKAARQVGRQINVPILHLPQLIGAALGLDGPALGLNRHIVSSFDVALKMGLRV encoded by the coding sequence GTGCGATACGCGTTCTTTCCCGGATGCGTCTCAAGAGGGGGCGCCCCAGAGCTGTACCAGTCGACGATTGCCGTCGCGGGGCGGATCGGCATCGAGCTGGAGGAGATCGAGGGCTGGTCCTGCACGGGCGCGGGGGCGCTGCAGGAGAGCAACCCGCTGCTGGGCGATACGCTGAACGCGCGCAACTTCGCGCTGGCGCAGCGGATGGGGCTGTCCATCATGACCATCTGCAGCACCTGTCAGGGCGTCATGGCGCAGGCCAGGGTGCGGCTGGAGGACGAGGAGTACCGGGCGCAGATCAACGAGCTGCTGGCCGAGGAGGACCTGGAGTACACGGGCGGCATCCAGGTCAAGCACATGCTGTGGATCATGGTGGAGGACATCGGCCTCGACCACATCAAATCGCTGGCCGTGAAGTCGCTGGACGGCGTGTTCCTGGCGCCCTTCTACGGCTGCTATATCGTGCGGCCCTCGGCGGCGCTGGAGTACGACGCATACCCGCAGCGCAAGATTGCGCTGGAGCTCGTCATCGAGGCGCTCGGGGCGACGGCCGTGGACAACGACGGCAAGACGCGGTGTTGCGGCTTCCCCATCCTCACGATCAACGAGCGGAACTCGCTGGCGATGGTCGCCAAGCACACGGGCGAGGCGCAGGACCTGGGCGCCGACGCGATGGTGACGCCGTGCCCGCTGTGCCACCTGAACTTGGACGGCTTCCAGTCCAAGGCGGCCAGGCAGGTGGGACGGCAGATTAACGTGCCTATCCTGCACCTGCCGCAGCTCATCGGCGCGGCGCTGGGGCTGGACGGGCCGGCGCTGGGGCTGAACCGCCACATCGTCTCGTCCTTCGACGTTGCCCTCAAGATGGGCCTCCGGGTCTAG
- the sdhB gene encoding succinate dehydrogenase iron-sulfur subunit, with protein sequence MQAKVSVRRFNPDEEQPKPYDQQYDIEVEEHFTVLDALIKVREEVDGSLALRCSCRAAICGSCAMRVNGHAVLACKARVSQHLSDDGEVRVEPAGNQPVIKDLVVDLEPFWNKVRAVEPYLQPSLPEPEAEYLAPNEVMLHLVDVMGCIMCGACVSDCTVLEVDPNFLGPAALAKAYRFVADTRDEEDSKRLGLYNGYGGIWDCTRCGECVAACPKGVAPMDRIMALREKAIESGTPPGGYDGAAYGYRHAEAFEEIVSHKGRLEETMLVVKTLGMFNLPKMLGMLPVGLNAMFHRKMPSPFAPTVPGVNQIRRLAARIKMNKDGAAR encoded by the coding sequence ATGCAGGCAAAGGTGAGCGTCCGGCGCTTCAACCCGGACGAGGAGCAGCCCAAGCCCTACGACCAGCAGTACGATATCGAGGTGGAGGAGCACTTCACGGTTCTCGACGCGCTGATCAAGGTGCGGGAGGAGGTCGACGGGTCGCTGGCGCTGCGGTGCTCGTGCCGGGCGGCCATCTGCGGCTCGTGCGCCATGCGCGTGAACGGCCACGCGGTGCTCGCGTGCAAGGCGCGCGTGTCGCAACACCTTTCGGACGACGGCGAGGTGCGGGTGGAGCCGGCGGGCAACCAGCCGGTCATCAAGGACCTGGTGGTGGACCTGGAGCCGTTCTGGAACAAGGTCCGCGCCGTCGAGCCGTACCTGCAGCCGTCGCTGCCGGAGCCGGAGGCCGAGTACCTGGCCCCCAACGAGGTCATGCTGCACCTGGTCGACGTGATGGGTTGCATCATGTGCGGTGCGTGCGTGTCGGACTGCACGGTGCTGGAGGTGGACCCGAACTTCCTCGGCCCGGCGGCGCTCGCCAAGGCGTACCGCTTCGTGGCGGACACGCGCGACGAGGAGGACAGCAAGCGGCTGGGGCTGTACAACGGGTACGGCGGCATCTGGGACTGCACCCGGTGCGGCGAATGCGTGGCGGCGTGCCCCAAGGGCGTCGCGCCGATGGACCGCATCATGGCGCTGCGGGAGAAGGCCATCGAGTCCGGGACGCCGCCGGGCGGCTATGACGGCGCCGCGTACGGCTACCGGCACGCGGAGGCCTTCGAGGAGATCGTCTCCCACAAGGGCCGGCTGGAAGAGACGATGCTGGTGGTGAAGACGTTGGGGATGTTCAACCTCCCCAAGATGCTTGGGATGCTGCCGGTGGGCCTGAACGCGATGTTCCACCGCAAGATGCCCTCGCCCTTCGCGCCCACCGTTCCCGGCGTCAACCAGATACGCCGTTTGGCGGCCCGTATCAAGATGAACAAGGATGGAGCGGCCCGTTAG
- a CDS encoding FAD-binding protein — protein MYSHDVLVLGAGLAGMRAALEAARSGANVAMLSKVYPVRSHSNAAQGGINAALTDRGDDWHEHAYDTVKGSDFLGDQDAIEVMCREAGQELINLEHMGVIFNRDDEGRLGTRAFGGQRRARTFFVADITGQAILHVMYEQILKYNVRVYDEWYATTLITDHGRCGGVVAMEMRTGEVHAIRAKAVILATGGLGRVFEPSTNALICTGDGMSLAYRAGAPLMDMEMVQYHPTTLKGSGVLLSEGARGEGAYLINSRGERFMERYAPNMMELASRDVVSRAEITEINEGNDIDGCVLLDCRHLGRAKIMERLMYIHEVAMDLVGVDITKDPVPIRPGVHYQMGGIKTDVDGRCWDPSGGWKGVEGLFAAGETACVSVHGGNRLGANSLLDTVIFGRRSAEAAMDYASANNHLEFSEDNWVGGEKATMQALLDNSGGDLVAKVRLDMATAMDEGLGVYRTEEGMQRALDAVRGMKDRFKNVIVQDKGKAFNTNLIFALELGCMLDCAEAIAVGGIDRKESRGAHSRLDYAARDDENWMKHILLYQGPGDQVTKEYVPIVITQWQPEERKY, from the coding sequence TTGTACTCACATGATGTGCTGGTGCTCGGCGCGGGGTTGGCCGGGATGCGCGCGGCGTTGGAGGCCGCCCGGTCTGGCGCCAACGTTGCCATGCTCTCCAAGGTCTATCCCGTCCGCAGCCACTCGAACGCCGCGCAGGGCGGCATCAATGCAGCCCTGACCGACCGCGGCGACGACTGGCACGAGCACGCCTACGACACGGTCAAGGGGAGCGACTTCCTCGGCGACCAGGACGCCATCGAGGTCATGTGCCGCGAGGCGGGGCAGGAGCTCATCAACCTGGAGCACATGGGCGTCATCTTCAACCGCGACGACGAGGGCCGCCTCGGCACGCGGGCCTTCGGTGGGCAGCGGCGGGCGCGCACCTTCTTCGTCGCCGACATAACCGGGCAGGCCATCCTGCACGTGATGTACGAGCAAATCCTCAAGTACAACGTCCGCGTCTACGACGAGTGGTACGCGACGACGCTCATCACCGACCACGGCCGCTGTGGCGGGGTCGTCGCGATGGAGATGCGCACGGGCGAGGTCCACGCAATACGCGCCAAGGCCGTCATCCTCGCGACGGGCGGGCTCGGGCGGGTTTTCGAGCCGTCGACCAACGCGCTGATCTGCACGGGAGACGGCATGTCGCTGGCGTACCGCGCCGGCGCGCCGTTGATGGACATGGAGATGGTGCAGTACCACCCGACCACGCTGAAGGGGTCGGGGGTGCTGCTGAGCGAGGGGGCCCGCGGCGAGGGCGCGTACCTCATCAACAGCCGCGGCGAGCGGTTCATGGAGCGCTACGCTCCCAACATGATGGAGCTGGCCTCGCGCGACGTGGTCTCGCGGGCCGAGATCACGGAGATCAACGAGGGCAACGACATCGACGGGTGTGTGCTGCTCGACTGCCGCCACCTGGGCAGGGCGAAGATCATGGAGCGGCTGATGTACATCCACGAGGTCGCGATGGACCTCGTAGGGGTGGACATCACCAAGGATCCGGTGCCCATCCGCCCGGGTGTCCACTACCAGATGGGCGGCATCAAGACGGACGTCGACGGGCGCTGCTGGGACCCGAGCGGCGGCTGGAAAGGCGTCGAGGGGCTCTTCGCGGCGGGCGAGACGGCCTGCGTGAGCGTCCACGGGGGCAACCGGCTGGGCGCGAACTCGCTGCTCGACACGGTCATCTTCGGCCGGCGCAGCGCGGAGGCGGCGATGGACTACGCCAGCGCCAACAACCACCTCGAGTTCTCCGAGGACAACTGGGTCGGCGGCGAGAAGGCGACGATGCAGGCGCTGCTGGACAACAGCGGCGGCGATCTGGTCGCCAAGGTGCGGCTGGACATGGCGACGGCCATGGACGAGGGGCTCGGCGTGTACCGCACGGAAGAAGGCATGCAGCGGGCGCTGGACGCCGTCCGCGGCATGAAGGACCGGTTCAAGAACGTCATCGTACAGGACAAGGGCAAGGCGTTCAACACCAACCTGATCTTCGCGCTGGAGCTTGGGTGCATGCTGGACTGCGCGGAGGCGATTGCGGTGGGCGGGATCGATCGCAAGGAGAGCCGCGGGGCGCACAGCCGCCTCGACTACGCGGCCCGCGACGACGAGAACTGGATGAAGCACATCCTGCTGTACCAGGGGCCCGGCGACCAGGTCACGAAGGAGTACGTTCCCATTGTGATCACCCAGTGGCAGCCTGAAGAGAGGAAATACTAA
- a CDS encoding NUDIX hydrolase, whose product MPGEELIRSEQVYEGRIMNVRRDTIRVNKATGPVETVRDVVNTRDAVTLVPVDPDGNVLLVRQYRWAAATALLEAPAGMMEPGEDPENTARRELREETGHAADSIIHLGGFWMAPGYSTEYMHAYLATGLRPDPLPADEDEDLELVAVPWDDIPRLIRERAILDAKSIAALQMAYFLHGKA is encoded by the coding sequence GTGCCGGGTGAAGAGCTTATCAGGAGCGAGCAGGTGTACGAGGGCCGTATCATGAATGTGCGGCGCGACACCATCCGCGTGAACAAGGCCACCGGGCCCGTTGAGACTGTGCGGGATGTCGTGAACACCCGGGACGCCGTGACCCTGGTGCCCGTGGACCCTGACGGCAACGTGCTGCTGGTGCGGCAATACCGATGGGCGGCGGCTACCGCGCTCCTTGAGGCGCCGGCGGGCATGATGGAGCCGGGAGAGGATCCCGAGAATACCGCCCGCCGGGAGCTCCGTGAGGAAACGGGCCACGCTGCGGACTCGATCATTCACTTGGGCGGCTTCTGGATGGCGCCCGGGTACTCGACGGAGTACATGCATGCCTACCTCGCGACGGGCCTGCGGCCGGACCCACTCCCGGCCGACGAGGACGAGGACCTGGAGCTGGTCGCCGTGCCGTGGGACGACATCCCGCGGCTCATCCGGGAGAGGGCGATCCTCGACGCCAAGAGCATCGCAGCGTTGCAGATGGCGTACTTCCTGCACGGGAAGGCGTAG
- a CDS encoding NAD(+)/NADH kinase yields MDSRIGVIYSPWVEEAAPMADALADELRDGFEPWVCSVLDLEEHEEQARDCGIFVTVGGDGTILRAVRLAAPAAIPIVGVNLGRVGYMAELEAEEARERIASYACGEGWVEERTMLEAQILPPGHTGDGLPSYTGLNDAVVSRVKPSRMVYVAVRVDGYPLAYYAADAIIVATATGSTGYALAAGGPILYADASSLIVQPVAPQLADDAAVVLHPGAVVEIEVEADQDAMVSVDGYLDLDIHPGGVIRVQESAHRTRFLRQGRKNRLPSALSRRLSSVRRVRSGDE; encoded by the coding sequence TTGGACAGCCGCATCGGCGTCATCTACAGCCCCTGGGTTGAGGAAGCGGCCCCCATGGCCGACGCCCTCGCGGACGAGCTGCGCGACGGCTTCGAGCCGTGGGTCTGCTCCGTGCTGGACCTGGAGGAGCACGAGGAGCAGGCTCGCGACTGCGGCATCTTCGTCACCGTGGGCGGCGACGGCACCATCCTGCGCGCCGTCCGGCTCGCCGCACCCGCCGCCATCCCCATCGTCGGCGTGAACCTGGGCCGCGTGGGCTACATGGCCGAGTTGGAGGCCGAGGAGGCACGGGAGCGCATCGCCTCCTACGCCTGCGGTGAGGGCTGGGTGGAGGAGCGCACCATGCTGGAGGCGCAGATCCTCCCGCCCGGCCACACCGGCGACGGCCTGCCGAGCTACACCGGCCTCAACGACGCCGTTGTGAGCCGCGTGAAGCCCTCGCGCATGGTGTACGTCGCCGTGCGCGTCGACGGCTACCCGCTGGCCTACTACGCCGCCGACGCCATCATCGTCGCGACGGCGACTGGGAGCACCGGCTACGCCCTGGCGGCGGGCGGCCCCATACTCTACGCCGACGCCTCGTCGCTCATCGTGCAGCCCGTCGCGCCGCAGCTGGCGGACGATGCGGCGGTGGTGCTGCACCCCGGCGCCGTCGTCGAGATCGAGGTGGAGGCGGACCAGGACGCCATGGTGAGCGTCGACGGCTACCTTGACTTGGACATCCACCCGGGCGGCGTGATCCGCGTGCAGGAGAGCGCCCACCGGACGCGCTTCCTGCGGCAGGGGCGCAAGAACCGGCTGCCCTCGGCGCTGTCGCGACGGCTGAGCTCGGTGCGCCGAGTGCGGTCGGGGGACGAGTAG
- a CDS encoding NADH-quinone oxidoreductase subunit N, with protein MSGSDLYLLSPELCVAAGALLALVAGMANANRAVVTAVGLLGLVAALVFTGLLWAELDGRVDLCSALEGDRGTAVYGALAIDRFALFFKGLIGVSAALVLLASHAYTQRFAERSAEFTALVLFAAVGMMLLAGGRELITLYVALELSTLPLVALAAFSGGQRASEAGLKYLVLGAVASAILLYGMALTFGYTGTTVLEGMALSVGDAALDGSRPFGVQVLVLGVVLMVAGFGFKVAAVPFHGWIPDVYEGAPTPITAFLSVASKAAGFAVVMRVFFTAFEPLEVDWALLFAGIAAASMTFGNLAAIAQANIKRMLAYSTIAHAGYLLVGLAAVASRTVDGITIGPETVLFYLGGYAVTNLAAFFAVIAIADRTNNESIASFSGMGRRAPWMAAALTVALLSLTGIPPTVGFMAKLFVFGAAVKADLAWLVALGAVNSVVSAYYYLRVVRIMYLGDPAADETSDGERPVRAIPLDLSVAVTAVAVVALGLYPQPLFRAAQRAVEGLF; from the coding sequence ATGAGCGGGTCTGACCTCTACCTCCTCTCGCCCGAACTGTGCGTCGCGGCCGGTGCGCTGCTGGCGCTGGTGGCGGGCATGGCGAACGCCAACCGAGCCGTCGTCACGGCGGTGGGCCTCCTGGGCCTCGTAGCGGCGCTGGTCTTCACCGGGCTGCTGTGGGCCGAGCTGGACGGCCGCGTCGACCTCTGCTCCGCGCTCGAGGGGGACCGCGGCACGGCTGTCTACGGCGCGCTGGCCATCGACCGATTCGCCCTCTTCTTCAAGGGGCTGATCGGCGTCTCGGCGGCGCTGGTGCTGCTGGCGTCCCACGCCTACACGCAGCGCTTCGCCGAGCGGAGCGCCGAGTTCACCGCGCTCGTGCTTTTTGCCGCCGTGGGCATGATGCTGCTGGCCGGGGGCCGCGAGCTCATCACGCTCTACGTCGCGCTGGAGCTGTCGACCCTGCCGCTGGTGGCGCTGGCGGCCTTCTCCGGCGGGCAGCGTGCCTCCGAGGCTGGCCTGAAGTACCTGGTGCTGGGCGCCGTCGCGTCGGCGATCCTGCTCTACGGCATGGCGCTCACCTTTGGCTACACGGGCACGACGGTGCTCGAAGGCATGGCCCTTTCCGTCGGCGACGCCGCGCTCGACGGCTCGCGGCCCTTCGGCGTGCAGGTGCTCGTGCTTGGCGTCGTGCTCATGGTGGCGGGCTTCGGCTTCAAGGTGGCCGCCGTGCCCTTCCACGGCTGGATCCCGGACGTCTACGAGGGCGCGCCGACGCCCATCACGGCATTCCTGTCTGTCGCGAGCAAGGCGGCGGGCTTTGCCGTGGTCATGCGGGTCTTCTTCACCGCCTTCGAGCCGCTGGAGGTGGACTGGGCGCTGCTCTTTGCGGGCATCGCGGCGGCGTCGATGACCTTTGGCAACCTGGCGGCCATCGCGCAGGCCAACATCAAGCGGATGCTGGCCTACAGCACCATAGCTCACGCGGGCTACCTGCTGGTGGGCCTCGCCGCAGTCGCCTCACGCACGGTCGATGGCATCACCATCGGCCCCGAGACTGTGCTCTTCTACCTTGGCGGGTACGCCGTAACCAACCTCGCCGCCTTCTTCGCGGTCATCGCCATCGCCGACCGCACCAACAACGAGAGCATCGCGAGCTTCTCCGGCATGGGGCGGCGCGCGCCGTGGATGGCCGCCGCGCTGACGGTCGCGCTGCTGTCGCTCACCGGCATCCCGCCAACGGTCGGGTTCATGGCCAAGCTGTTTGTGTTCGGCGCTGCCGTGAAGGCCGACCTGGCATGGCTTGTCGCGCTGGGCGCCGTGAACAGCGTTGTGTCCGCCTACTACTATCTCCGCGTCGTGCGGATCATGTACCTGGGCGACCCTGCCGCGGACGAAACGTCCGATGGCGAACGGCCCGTCCGCGCCATCCCGCTCGACCTCTCCGTGGCCGTCACGGCGGTGGCAGTCGTCGCGCTGGGCCTATACCCGCAGCCGCTGTTCCGCGCGGCGCAGCGGGCCGTCGAGGGACTCTTCTAG
- a CDS encoding NuoM family protein yields MLLTATVFLPLAGAAVVLLLLGDNARRVRLFAAAVGIVDFVLALAVFLQYDRDDGGFQLTAKLASWIPQLDIQYHLAVDGLSAPLVLLTGLLGLAAIYSSWSIDKRHREYFAWLLTLQAAVMGVFTAQDFVLFFIFWELELIPMFFLISIWGSGRKEHSAMKFLLFTFTGSAFMLVGLLAVYFSTGTFDMTRLVGMDLNDLLLPSQLVFAFFFIAFAVKLPVWPVHTWLPDAHTDAPTAVSVMLAGVLLKMGGYGFIRVNVSMFPDVASAAATALAVLAVISILYGAMVTFRQSDLKRLVANSSISHMGFVLLGVSSVGAAAEHLSPVGLTGAAMQLFSHGVVTGLLFVMVGVVYDKAHTRHIPDLGGLAGKMPFAAVAFLVAGLASLGLPATSGFAAEIMVFLGTFPAHGVLTGLATVGVLMAAGYVLWTLQRSLFGPRRERWDHLTDVSAVEAVAPVLLMAAIMAVGLYPALLSDVFATGINEVLPRFTP; encoded by the coding sequence ATGCTGCTGACGGCGACGGTCTTCCTGCCGCTTGCGGGCGCCGCAGTGGTCCTCCTTTTGCTGGGGGACAACGCGCGGCGGGTGCGGCTCTTTGCCGCCGCTGTGGGCATTGTCGACTTCGTGCTGGCTCTGGCCGTGTTCTTGCAGTACGACCGCGACGACGGCGGCTTCCAGCTTACGGCCAAGCTCGCGTCGTGGATACCGCAGCTCGACATCCAGTACCACCTCGCCGTTGACGGGCTGAGCGCGCCGCTGGTGCTGCTGACGGGTCTTCTGGGGCTCGCGGCCATCTACAGCTCGTGGAGCATCGACAAGCGCCACCGCGAGTACTTCGCGTGGCTGCTGACGCTGCAGGCGGCGGTGATGGGCGTCTTTACGGCGCAGGACTTCGTCCTCTTCTTCATCTTCTGGGAGCTCGAGCTCATCCCCATGTTCTTCCTCATCTCCATCTGGGGCAGCGGGCGCAAAGAGCACTCGGCAATGAAGTTCCTGCTCTTCACCTTCACCGGCAGCGCCTTCATGCTCGTCGGCCTCCTCGCGGTGTACTTCTCGACGGGCACCTTCGACATGACGAGGCTCGTCGGGATGGACCTGAATGACCTGCTGCTGCCGAGCCAGCTTGTCTTCGCCTTCTTCTTCATCGCATTCGCGGTGAAGCTGCCCGTCTGGCCGGTGCATACGTGGCTGCCCGACGCCCATACGGACGCGCCAACGGCCGTGAGCGTCATGCTGGCCGGCGTGCTGCTAAAGATGGGCGGCTACGGCTTCATCCGCGTCAACGTCTCGATGTTCCCGGACGTCGCCTCCGCCGCTGCGACGGCGCTCGCGGTGCTGGCCGTCATCAGCATCCTGTACGGGGCGATGGTGACGTTCAGGCAGAGCGACCTGAAGCGGCTTGTGGCCAACAGCAGCATCAGCCATATGGGCTTCGTGCTGCTAGGCGTCTCGTCTGTGGGCGCTGCCGCCGAGCACCTGTCGCCCGTCGGGCTGACGGGAGCCGCGATGCAGCTCTTCAGCCATGGCGTGGTCACCGGCCTCCTCTTCGTGATGGTGGGCGTCGTCTACGACAAGGCACACACGCGGCATATCCCTGACCTGGGCGGGCTCGCGGGCAAGATGCCTTTCGCGGCCGTCGCCTTCCTCGTGGCAGGGCTCGCGTCCCTCGGTCTGCCTGCGACGAGCGGGTTCGCCGCCGAGATCATGGTATTCCTCGGCACGTTCCCCGCCCACGGCGTGCTCACCGGCCTCGCGACGGTGGGCGTGCTGATGGCGGCCGGCTACGTGCTCTGGACTCTGCAACGCAGCCTCTTCGGGCCGCGCCGGGAGCGCTGGGACCACCTGACCGACGTCTCCGCCGTCGAGGCCGTCGCCCCGGTGCTGCTGATGGCGGCGATCATGGCCGTCGGCCTCTACCCCGCGCTGCTCTCCGACGTCTTCGCGACGGGCATTAATGAGGTCCTGCCGAGGTTTACGCCATGA
- the nuoL gene encoding NADH-quinone oxidoreductase subunit L codes for MTESAAWAILFLPLAAFLLNGLVIRPFLNRWAELAGYVTIAAIGGSFLLSLWALQQVVAGHGEIGWASHEWVTVGSLKVHVGILMDPLTAIMLVVVTGVSLAVQVYSVGYMHGDRGYVRYYAYMSLFTASMVGLVLASSVLQMFVFWELVGLSSYLLIGFWYHRPSAARAAVKAFVVTRLGDLGFLIAILYLFFHQGAFDGAGLNALEVRDVYTAVGAGLLGSTAVTWLAVGFFAGAVGKSAQFPLHVWLPDAMEGPTPVSALIHAATMVAAGVFLVARMFPVFEASDAAMNLVAITGGVTAVLAATMAITANDIKRVVAYSTISQLGYMMLALGVGAYGAAMFHLFNHAFFKALLFLGAGSVNHAAGTFDMRWMGGLRRVQPWTYALFLVGALSLAGVFPLAGFWSKDEILAEAFHEGSGVALLVFLLALAAAFMTAFYIFRAPFLTFHGTYRGGVERKANDAANPDTETMLAADEAEWVAAHDTHHAGESPWSMVVPMAALGVLAVASGFVANAPFALPGIAAHWFSEFLFPPGGHGEAPKVELWVAALSMVLALAGIGLAWLVYGARSIAPEKLTIRPLYLLTVRKYYLDDLYERFLTGKVFYDLGVGCLDWFDRVIVDGVADNVAWVSRSVGRGLGALQTGQVQVYGFLFVFGAGVILLVYLLR; via the coding sequence ATGACCGAATCCGCAGCCTGGGCCATTCTCTTCCTCCCGCTGGCTGCTTTTCTGTTGAACGGCCTTGTTATCCGGCCCTTCCTCAACCGGTGGGCCGAGCTGGCCGGTTACGTCACGATCGCGGCCATTGGCGGGTCTTTCCTGCTGTCGCTGTGGGCGCTGCAGCAGGTGGTAGCGGGTCATGGCGAGATCGGCTGGGCGTCGCATGAGTGGGTGACTGTCGGGAGCCTGAAGGTGCATGTCGGCATCCTGATGGACCCGCTGACGGCCATCATGCTCGTGGTCGTCACCGGCGTCAGCCTCGCCGTGCAGGTCTACTCCGTCGGCTACATGCACGGCGACAGAGGCTACGTCCGCTACTACGCCTACATGTCCCTCTTCACCGCCTCCATGGTGGGGCTGGTGCTGGCGAGCAGCGTCCTGCAGATGTTCGTCTTCTGGGAGCTGGTGGGCCTGTCGTCCTACCTGCTCATTGGGTTCTGGTACCACCGGCCCTCGGCGGCGCGGGCTGCGGTCAAGGCCTTCGTGGTGACGCGCCTCGGCGACCTGGGCTTCCTCATCGCCATCCTGTACCTCTTCTTCCACCAGGGCGCCTTCGACGGGGCGGGGCTGAACGCGCTGGAGGTGCGCGACGTCTACACCGCCGTGGGTGCGGGACTGCTCGGCTCGACGGCGGTGACGTGGCTGGCGGTCGGCTTCTTCGCCGGGGCCGTGGGCAAGTCGGCGCAGTTCCCGCTGCACGTGTGGCTTCCCGACGCGATGGAGGGCCCGACGCCCGTCAGCGCCCTCATCCACGCCGCGACGATGGTCGCCGCGGGCGTATTCCTCGTCGCCCGCATGTTCCCCGTCTTCGAGGCATCGGACGCGGCGATGAATCTGGTCGCCATCACCGGCGGCGTGACCGCCGTGCTTGCCGCGACCATGGCCATCACGGCCAACGACATCAAGCGCGTCGTCGCCTACTCCACCATCAGCCAGCTTGGCTACATGATGTTGGCGCTAGGCGTGGGGGCATACGGCGCGGCCATGTTCCATCTGTTCAACCACGCCTTCTTCAAGGCGCTGCTCTTCCTTGGGGCGGGCAGCGTCAACCACGCCGCCGGCACCTTCGACATGCGCTGGATGGGCGGGTTGCGGCGCGTGCAGCCTTGGACGTACGCCCTCTTCCTCGTCGGCGCGCTGAGCCTCGCGGGCGTCTTCCCGCTGGCCGGATTCTGGAGCAAGGACGAGATCCTCGCGGAGGCCTTCCACGAGGGCAGCGGCGTCGCGCTGCTGGTGTTCCTGCTGGCGCTGGCCGCGGCGTTCATGACGGCCTTCTACATCTTCCGCGCCCCCTTCCTGACCTTCCACGGCACGTACCGGGGCGGCGTCGAGCGCAAGGCCAACGACGCGGCCAACCCCGACACCGAGACGATGCTCGCGGCGGACGAGGCCGAGTGGGTCGCGGCCCACGACACGCACCACGCGGGGGAATCGCCGTGGAGCATGGTCGTGCCGATGGCCGCGCTTGGCGTGCTGGCCGTCGCGTCGGGCTTCGTCGCCAACGCGCCGTTCGCGTTGCCGGGCATTGCCGCGCACTGGTTCAGCGAGTTCCTCTTCCCGCCGGGCGGACACGGCGAGGCGCCTAAAGTCGAGCTGTGGGTGGCCGCGCTGTCGATGGTCCTTGCGCTGGCGGGCATCGGGTTGGCGTGGCTGGTGTACGGCGCACGGTCCATCGCGCCCGAGAAGCTCACCATCCGGCCCCTCTACCTGCTGACGGTGCGCAAGTACTACCTGGACGACCTGTACGAGCGCTTCCTGACGGGAAAGGTCTTCTACGACCTCGGCGTCGGTTGTCTGGACTGGTTCGACCGGGTCATTGTGGACGGGGTCGCCGACAACGTTGCCTGGGTCAGCCGGAGCGTCGGTCGGGGATTGGGCGCGCTGCAGACGGGGCAGGTGCAGGTCTACGGCTTCCTCTTCGTGTTTGGCGCGGGCGTCATTCTGCTGGTGTACCTGTTGAGGTGA